In Shewanella psychrotolerans, the genomic stretch TTGTGGAGAAGGTTAAAACAGCAGTTTTGACTATACAGTTAACGCTTGTGATGTTTAGTAATAAACCTATCCAACTGATTACCAAAGGCTTGTTTCTCACTTTGGCCTATCGCTGCGGGCCCACCTGTTTGCACACCACTGGCGCGCATGGTGTCCATAAAGTCACGCATATTTAGGATAGATTTGATATTTTGCGTGGTATATAACTCACCTCTTGGGTTTAACGCAAAGCCCCCCTTATCTATCACCTCTGACGCCAGCGGAATATCGGCTGTTATCACTAAATCTCCGGCATCGAGACGTTTAACAATCTCATCATCGGCCACATCGAAACCTGATGATACTGTCACTAAATTGATGAAACGTGACGGCGGGATGCGCATTGCATGGTTAGCCACTAACGTGACCTCAATTTCGGCGCGATCGGCGGCGCGAAATAGCATCTCCTTTATCACCCCAGGACATGCATCGGCATCGACCCAAATTTTCATTTATCCCTCCAACTCGCTTGAGCAAACACCTATACGCGTATCCATTATGCCCTTGGTTCATACCGGAGGCAGTGCAATGTGCATACATCATTCATTAGCGGCGACTATAGCATAAATCCGCTTAACGCCTAAAGCTGCCCTTCCCCATCTAAACCTGTACTGAAGAAACACTTTAATAAAAAATATGGTATTTTTATCCCACAATCAGGCTTTTATCAGTAATTAATCATTATGAAAGTGGTTACCAAAAACGTACCAGCAGCTATATTTACCCCCGACACCTTCGCCTTCTTGGCCCAGCTCGAAGCCAACAACCACCGCGACTGGTTTAAAAGCAATCAAGCTGACTATGAAGCTAAGGTACGCACGCCTGCGCTACAATTTATTGAGACAATGGCGCCGCATATTCAGCAGCTCTCACCTCGTCTAACTGCGGTGGCAAAAAAGGTGGGTGGCAGCCTAATGCGTCCCCAGCGTGATGCTCGCTTTAGCAAAGACAAAACCCCCTATAAAACGAATGTCGGTATTCAGTTTCGTCACTTCCAAGGCAAGGACGTACATGCACCTGGTTTTTACCTGCATATTGCAAACGACGGCTGCTTTATCGGTGCTGGCATTTGGCATCCCGACGGTAAGGCGTTAAACCAGATTCGCAGCTGTATCGTTGACAACCCCAATGCCTATAAACAAGCTTTAAAACAACTGATGGATGCAGGTTTCGCCCTAGAGGGAGACAGCTTAATCAGGCCGCCTAAAGGACTTGATAAAGACCATCCAATGATTAGTGAGCTTAAGCGCAAAGACTTTATCGCCATCAAGGCCATCAGCACAGAGCAACTACTTGGCAACGACTTTGCTCTCTGGTGTAGCGAGCAATTTAGCCAAGCTAACAAGCTCATGGGTTATCTTTGCTTTGCATTGGATTTAGATTATTAAAAAATAGGGATATTAGATGAACAAACAATTAACGATTAAAACAATCATAAAACCACTAACGGTATTAATTAGTGTCGGTCTCTTCAGCGCCTTACTATCTGGCTGTACCAACCCAAACACCCCAGCAGGTGAAGAAGGTTATGTATTCGAAAAACCGAGAATTTTTGGTTCTGGTGGATATCGCGGCAGTCTGATTGGACCTAGCAACTATGGGGTATCATTATGGCGTAACGAAATTATTAATATCGATATGCGGCCAAATACCTACACCGAAAACTTCAAGATACTGGCCAATGATGATCTCAACATCAGTTTCAATTTTCATGCAGTCATCGCTATCAAATCAGGCTCAGTCAGAGAAGTGGTTGAACAATATGGCGCAGAAAACTGGTACATCCGCTTTGTGCGTGAAACCTTCAGAACCTATGTCCGCGATGAAGTGCAGCGCTATGATAGTGTTGCCCTGAAAGAAAACCGTTCAAAAATCGCTGAATCGGTCGAGATAAAACTCAAAAACTACCTTAAAACATCACCGTTTCAGCTCAGAAACGTAGTAGTAGGCAATATCAACTATCCAGAGATTGTGGCGATTGCGGTGGAGAAAAAACTTGCCGCGCAGCAGCTGCTCTCTGAGAAAGAAACCCAAAAAGAGATCGCGCAAAAAGATGCCGAGATCCGCATTGAAGAAGCCAAAGGTATCGCCGAGGCACAAAAGATTATCAACACCACCTTAACCCCGAATTACCTGCAACATGAAGCCATTAATGCCCAATTAAAAATGGCTGATTCGCCCAATCATACAACGGTATATATCCCTGTTGGAACCAACGGTATTCCGCTGATTAAAGGCGCGAAATAGCTTACAAAAGGAGATGGATCAATGAAACTGTACGAATTAGCCATGACCCCAAGTGCAAGACGCGTCAATATTTTCCTCAATGAGCTGGGAATTGAACTTGCTCGTGAAAGTCTCAACCTTCGTGCTGGTGATAACCTCAGCGATGAATTTAAAGCTATCAGTATCAATGGCCGCATTCCAGTACTTGAGCTTGATGATGGGCAAACCTTATGTGAATCCATGGCAATATGCCGCTACTTTGACGAACTCAATCCAGCGGAGCATTCGCTATTTGGCAATACCCCTCTGGAAAAGGCACAGGTTGAAATGTGGCAGCGGATCTGTGAACTGCAAGGCTTATTCGTCGCGTTTCAGGCATTTAGAAATATCACTAAGATTTACCAAGATCGTGAGCGCTGCGTCGAAGCTTGGGGAGAAGAGTCTCGCCAACGTGTTATCGAATTTCTACCCACACTAGAGAAACAGCTCAGCAAGCAGCCCTATGTCGCTGGAGAACACTTTTCGGTCGCTGACATTACCGCCTATGTAATGATGAGCTTCATCAAGAATCTTGAGATAACCCCAAGCGACGAGCAACCCCATATCAAAGCCTGGTTAAACAAGATGGAACAACGCCCCTCCATCATCGCAGTCAACGGCTAACACCGCGCCCAGTTTTGAAGGGCAGAAACAAACAAGGCGAGCCCAAGCCAAGGCTCAAGCTCGCCCTTCAACTAACACTTATTATCGAAAGCCCATATAAATCAGCAGCGCCTAATATGCGACGTAAAAAATTGTAAAATGACCTAATAGGAAGCGAAAGAACAAAATTGACCAGAACAACTATTGGCCAAGAAACGCTTGAAGCTTTGGCAAGAAAGCTTTGCCATCTGATACACCGCGATGATATACCGCCTCGACTTTGGACACATCACGCTCTAAACGCGATAGCCCCAAAGACGTTTCGGGCTGTAAAACCAGCGCAGTGCCCGCTGCCTGAGCGGAGGCTAAGTCAGTTAGTGCGTCGTTATAAACTTGATGACGGGCTAATATCGCCGCAGCGACTTTGGGGTAACGACGGTAAACGCGCTGTGCTAACCACTTAAATTTAAAGGCTGATTTTCGATAATTAGGCTCTTGGGTCAAAATAACCACCTGGCGTTGATACCCATCAGCTCGCGCTTGCGCTAAAGGAATAGGTTCAGCAATCCCCCCATCTAGGTAAGGCATATTGTTTAGCATTGTGGGCGTGGAGATAAACGGCAAACTACTTGAGGCGATAAGAACCTCCAAAAACTGATCGTGTTCGGCAAAATCACCCTTACCAAAAAATTCAGTCTCACCCGTTAAGCAATTAAAGGCGCCTACCTTAAACTCAGCATTACTACGTTGAAAAGTCTCAAAATCGTAAGGTAACAGTTCATGGGCCATACGCCGGTAGGTAAAGTCGGTATTAACATAGTTGCCGTCACGCAAGAAATACTTAAATCCCATATAACGCTTGTCGGCAAGATAGTTCTGCTGAATTTTTAGATTGCGTCCATGTTGAAGTGATAAATAAGATGCGGGGTAAATAGCGCCAGCAGAAACACCCACTTGATATTCAAAGTGAACATTAGCCTCAAGGAAAGCATCAAGCACACCTGCAGTATAGATGGCACGAAGCCCACCGCCCTCAAGCACTAAAGCTGGTGTTGTTCTATTAATACCACTTATCTCACGATCCATATCGCTCTCACATTCCTACAACCAAGTTTTGTTTGCACAAAAACCAATCTGCACGCCAAGAGATTACCTGAGCGAAACACTTATTCTTCGGCTTGTATCTGACCCACGAGCAAAACGGGCGCTGCATCGAGTTCGTTGGCATCCATCATAGAAGCAATTCGTTCTACAGCAGAGA encodes the following:
- a CDS encoding glutathione S-transferase, translating into MKLYELAMTPSARRVNIFLNELGIELARESLNLRAGDNLSDEFKAISINGRIPVLELDDGQTLCESMAICRYFDELNPAEHSLFGNTPLEKAQVEMWQRICELQGLFVAFQAFRNITKIYQDRERCVEAWGEESRQRVIEFLPTLEKQLSKQPYVAGEHFSVADITAYVMMSFIKNLEITPSDEQPHIKAWLNKMEQRPSIIAVNG
- a CDS encoding SPFH domain-containing protein; amino-acid sequence: MNKQLTIKTIIKPLTVLISVGLFSALLSGCTNPNTPAGEEGYVFEKPRIFGSGGYRGSLIGPSNYGVSLWRNEIINIDMRPNTYTENFKILANDDLNISFNFHAVIAIKSGSVREVVEQYGAENWYIRFVRETFRTYVRDEVQRYDSVALKENRSKIAESVEIKLKNYLKTSPFQLRNVVVGNINYPEIVAIAVEKKLAAQQLLSEKETQKEIAQKDAEIRIEEAKGIAEAQKIINTTLTPNYLQHEAINAQLKMADSPNHTTVYIPVGTNGIPLIKGAK
- a CDS encoding YaiI/YqxD family protein — its product is MKIWVDADACPGVIKEMLFRAADRAEIEVTLVANHAMRIPPSRFINLVTVSSGFDVADDEIVKRLDAGDLVITADIPLASEVIDKGGFALNPRGELYTTQNIKSILNMRDFMDTMRASGVQTGGPAAIGQSEKQAFGNQLDRFITKHHKR
- a CDS encoding patatin-like phospholipase family protein, translating into MDREISGINRTTPALVLEGGGLRAIYTAGVLDAFLEANVHFEYQVGVSAGAIYPASYLSLQHGRNLKIQQNYLADKRYMGFKYFLRDGNYVNTDFTYRRMAHELLPYDFETFQRSNAEFKVGAFNCLTGETEFFGKGDFAEHDQFLEVLIASSSLPFISTPTMLNNMPYLDGGIAEPIPLAQARADGYQRQVVILTQEPNYRKSAFKFKWLAQRVYRRYPKVAAAILARHQVYNDALTDLASAQAAGTALVLQPETSLGLSRLERDVSKVEAVYHRGVSDGKAFLPKLQAFLGQ
- a CDS encoding DUF2461 domain-containing protein, with the translated sequence MKVVTKNVPAAIFTPDTFAFLAQLEANNHRDWFKSNQADYEAKVRTPALQFIETMAPHIQQLSPRLTAVAKKVGGSLMRPQRDARFSKDKTPYKTNVGIQFRHFQGKDVHAPGFYLHIANDGCFIGAGIWHPDGKALNQIRSCIVDNPNAYKQALKQLMDAGFALEGDSLIRPPKGLDKDHPMISELKRKDFIAIKAISTEQLLGNDFALWCSEQFSQANKLMGYLCFALDLDY